GCAACGCCGCAATATCCTGTCACTTCGCAAACGTAGGTGTCTGTAGTATCTACAGCCGATACGTCACGGATCGTGAGGATCGTAGACTGCGCGCCTGTGATACGTCCGTTGTCAACAACATTCGTGTCGTTGTACGACGAAGAGTTCGGATTCCAGAAGCGCTTCTTCCACTGATACGATGCGATGAAGTTGTCTGGAGCACCAATAGCTTCTGCTGCTATTTCAAGGTTTGCTGTACCACCGATCGCAACTGGTTGCGATACAGGTTGAACGGTAACACTTGTTGGACGTACAACGATGATCGATGCACCGTCTGAAAGCTGCTGAATGAAGTTCGTACCGTCATTCGCCTTCACAAGGCAGGTGTAGACGCCAGATGCGCCATAACCCGTGTTGCTGAGAACGAAGATGTTGCCGATCTGGCCAACGAGTTCAACACCATCCTTGAACCACTGATACGTTGTTGTTGCACCGACAGTAACGTCTGCGATGCAGATAAGCGTATCTGTGCCACCTAGGCAGACATATGCGCTTGCTGGTTGACGAACGAGACGGATCGAAGGCTTGATCTCATCAGCGCCCATGTATGGCTTCGTGCGTGTTTCACCGTCATAATCCTTAGGAACTGTAGCAAGCGTTGTGCTTGAACCCCACAGTTGCGGTTGGATCGAGAGAAGGTGAAGGTCCGTTCCGCCAACAAAGTTCACAGCAACAGATGCTGAGTTTTGATCGCGGCCCGTAATGGCACGCCATGTTGAAAGCGGATTGCTTCCAGCTACACGTGGAATACCAGTGCCACCCCAGTTTGCAAGGGTTGCACCTGTGGTCATCAGGTTGTTGAAGTCACCGGTACCGATCGGATTCGGCGTGTTACCTGTGAACCACAGTGCCCAACCGCCGTTATTCCCATTGCCGAAGCTGTGGAAGACGTTGTTGACGAGGTCCACTGTGCCACCGTTTGCCGGGACATAGAGAGCCGAGCTAGTTTGACCTGTACCAGTGATGTTCACAGTATTGTTGATGACCTGGTTTGCAGGTGTTGTTGCCTCAACCCACAGACCGATCGTTTGTGTTGTACCACCAACCGAGATCATGTTGTTCGCGATCAGAAGACCACGTGTCTGCTGAAGAACAACACCATTCGAAAGACCAGTTGTTTGAACGCCGTTCACGCGGTTGCCACGGAAGACGCCGTTCGTTGTGTTGGTCATCGAGATCGACTGTGATGATGTTTGGCAATCACAGCTTGTGACTGTGTTGTTCTCGATCATTGGTGCATTTGCATTGATGATCGAGAATCCATTGATGGAGTTCTCAACAGTGTTTCCTGTAGCAACAACACCCATACCGGACGTAGCAATGAGGAATCCGTTCCGGAATCGACGGAGGGTAACGCCGTTGAGCAGGTAGTTCGAGCCGTTAACCGAAGCAAGTTGAACACCGCTTGTTGCGCCAACGGTACTTGTGAAGATGCTTGGACCTTCATATGTACCACCATCGATGCGAATGCTGTTTCCAAGATTGTTGGAGTACAACGCTGCATTCGATGTGGATCCATCAGCAACGCGAACCACGAGGTTGCGTAGTGTTACGTTCGATGCACCGTCTGCGAACGTGATCACAGCGTGAACGTCTGCCGGGCCATAGACGAACGAAGTTGGCCAAACAGATTGTGTGAGGAGGACATCGTCACCTGCACGACGCGAAACCTGAACGCGACCTGCGCTGGCATCGATCATCGGGACGTAAACTTCTTCATTATACGTTCCGGCGAAGACCGTTACATCAACATCGCCCGAGATACCGGACACTGCGAGGTGACGGAACATCGAACGGAAGTCAGGGAATACACTAGGATTGCCGTTTTGAGCGATCGCAAGTGCACCAGAGACTCGTGGAGCCACAAGCATCGTCAGCTTGTCGTTGTTCGGATTGATATCCGTTTGACCATTCGGTGTAAGTGTTCCGATCTCGATCGTGTTGAGCGAGAACGGTGCGAATGAGCGAGTGCCAAGAGTGATCGTTGCTTCTGCACCCGGTGCAAGAGCTGGCTGCGGATAATAACGGATGGCCGTTTGGGTTGTGCCGTTGATCTTCCAGTTGATCACTACGGAGTCGAGATTATTCGTACCCCAGTTGCGAACGCGGATCTGAACGGTTTGGCTAGTGTTCGCTGCAAACTTTGCTGAAGGCGAAACGAGCGCCAGAACGCCTGCATCGTTATTCAGTGCCGGAGCTTGACGGAGCCAATAGGCATACGTTGTACCTGATGCAGGAACGAAGTTCTCTGCGAACATCGACGTTTGTGGAGCCGAGTTCCACGCTGGTGTATTCCACGTGTTCGCGTAGAAGTTCACGCTTGGTGACCATACCGTGTTGTTCGCGCCAAGACCAGCTTGGACGTGAACAGGTGCATTGACGACCATTGAGCCATAAACAACTTCCATACGGCTGCCATTAGCAGTTTGATTCGCTTCATAGACGCGAATCTGGAAGTTGTAGGCATCACGTCCGATGTTGTCTGTATAACGGCGCGTTGCATTGCGCCATTGGAAGGTTGCAATACGATTCGGAGCAACACCGCTCACGGACCACGTTACATCTCCACCCGATACACCCGTGAGTTGATTTCCGAATGCGGAAACAACACCCGCAGCTGCACCAGATGCAGTAAGGGGACTAATAACGCCGCCCGGAAGGCCGCCGCCAAATGTCACCCAACCATTGCCGCCTACATAGACGTCCGATTGTAGAACGCCGCCGTAGCTGAATTGGAACGGCAATGTGACCAATTGATCTGCCAACGAGTACCAGTTTGGACTCGCCGACGAGAAAATGACCGTGCCGCCCGTGATCTCTGTATACGTTCCTGCGACCACGCCAACCGAACGGTTAGCTGGATTCGCCTGTGTCGAGGTGACCCCGATCAGTACGAACGCCGCAAGCAACGCAACAAACGATGTAACGTTGCGAAGCATAGCTCCTCCACTTGTGATATGAGAATGTCGATTTATTTCTGTCATGGTTTTGCTTTCGGACACACTTCGCCCGTGATGTTGTGACCTGTTAAAATAGCCAAGCCTGACCTACGAAACAACCTTACGACGTTTCCGCAGTCAGATAGGCACTACGTTCTCACCGCTATGTGAAGATGTCTTCACATAACAGATGATGTGCTTAGGCCCAAGGGGTCGTAGCAACAACCGCACCAACTTTTTACCGAGTGTAGGGAATCAGCATATCTCTTTGCCATTGCTCGACTTGCATTCCCATAGCTACACGCCGGACCACTTCGCGCAACCGTGGTTGTTCGGTCAAGGCTGTCAACGTTGCCTGCGCTACTCCACTAAGGCGAGTGTTCGTACTCACTATCCCAAGCAAAATGTTCCGTGCGCCCTCTTCCGTGAGCGTACTGAGTCTCCGCATAGCGCCCATGGCGTTCTGGCGAGTGATGAACTCCCAGCCCGGACCGCAGAGGTCGCTCAATTCGGCTAACGCCGAACCATTCCCGTCGGCAGCCTCTGCCTCAAGCCGCGCGATATGCACTCGCTCATGTGGACCCCTGACGGCTTTTACCTTGTTCAGGTATGTTCGAGCATCCGATGGGAACGACTGCACAAGCTTCATAAGTGCAGACTGCATAACGGCATACGATGAATCTTCAAGGAGGCGTTCGCATGCCCCCTTCAATGAAAGTGGGATGGTTGTAAGTCCGTTGATCGCCGAAGACCGCACCTCTACAGCCGGATCCTTGAGCCCGCGTTCAATGGTCTTGAGGGCATGGGTATTGCCGATCAGGGCTAGTTCGATCGCCTGTCC
This region of Ignavibacteria bacterium genomic DNA includes:
- a CDS encoding immunoglobulin domain-containing protein; translated protein: MLRNVTSFVALLAAFVLIGVTSTQANPANRSVGVVAGTYTEITGGTVIFSSASPNWYSLADQLVTLPFQFSYGGVLQSDVYVGGNGWVTFGGGLPGGVISPLTASGAAAGVVSAFGNQLTGVSGGDVTWSVSGVAPNRIATFQWRNATRRYTDNIGRDAYNFQIRVYEANQTANGSRMEVVYGSMVVNAPVHVQAGLGANNTVWSPSVNFYANTWNTPAWNSAPQTSMFAENFVPASGTTYAYWLRQAPALNNDAGVLALVSPSAKFAANTSQTVQIRVRNWGTNNLDSVVINWKINGTTQTAIRYYPQPALAPGAEATITLGTRSFAPFSLNTIEIGTLTPNGQTDINPNNDKLTMLVAPRVSGALAIAQNGNPSVFPDFRSMFRHLAVSGISGDVDVTVFAGTYNEEVYVPMIDASAGRVQVSRRAGDDVLLTQSVWPTSFVYGPADVHAVITFADGASNVTLRNLVVRVADGSTSNAALYSNNLGNSIRIDGGTYEGPSIFTSTVGATSGVQLASVNGSNYLLNGVTLRRFRNGFLIATSGMGVVATGNTVENSINGFSIINANAPMIENNTVTSCDCQTSSQSISMTNTTNGVFRGNRVNGVQTTGLSNGVVLQQTRGLLIANNMISVGGTTQTIGLWVEATTPANQVINNTVNITGTGQTSSALYVPANGGTVDLVNNVFHSFGNGNNGGWALWFTGNTPNPIGTGDFNNLMTTGATLANWGGTGIPRVAGSNPLSTWRAITGRDQNSASVAVNFVGGTDLHLLSIQPQLWGSSTTLATVPKDYDGETRTKPYMGADEIKPSIRLVRQPASAYVCLGGTDTLICIADVTVGATTTYQWFKDGVELVGQIGNIFVLSNTGYGASGVYTCLVKANDGTNFIQQLSDGASIIVVRPTSVTVQPVSQPVAIGGTANLEIAAEAIGAPDNFIASYQWKKRFWNPNSSSYNDTNVVDNGRITGAQSTILTIRDVSAVDTTDTYVCEVTGYCGVAVSKTARLFIPLVVASNSTPAVCGGGLLSLECAAFPSTLPGSSATFQWFKDGAMLSNDASTSGANSKVISINNASAANNGAYNCVVSYTGTSFTFTSNVVNVVVGVAPSITTQPEGSTVCEGSTLTITGVSSGDNVSYQWMKGTTAIPGATTAAFSKTDVTSADAGSYSLVATNACGSATSVTVDVVVNTGVEITTQPVDVAVNDNQEIRFTVAATGTTVISYQWYLNGVAINGATGATYTVERAKVSDAGTYFCIVTNNCGADTSRNVIASVTSGVTGDVVAGGYVLSVATPNPTFDAASFSYTMPTSENVRIVLTDLMGRELSVLVNENVNAGTHRVTVNASALNLTAGVYNVTLSSAGFVATQQVVVVK